One genomic region from Cyclopterus lumpus isolate fCycLum1 chromosome 20, fCycLum1.pri, whole genome shotgun sequence encodes:
- the chodl gene encoding chondrolectin translates to MTFYLLMILGGAMTVTRGNGARVVSGQTLCLGGPKRPCYKIAYFHDVSSRVAFREARQACEMDGGSLLSIESPVEQTHIEDLLQELRSGAVGGAGGGIADGDFWIGLTRVDGVDQTRPELSNTFTSCPQLYHWTDGSLASFRNWYFDEPSCGGESCVVMYHQPTALPGLGGAYLYQWNDDRCNMKHNFICKYEPESHLVKEQGNTPAGQSTEATAGGGVVKQAAGSEVVPPEVTMSGASGMLLVYVIIPTIPLLLLILVASGTCCFQMLSRSTPRTKTAGAPLSTLWISRTPKPDRMEV, encoded by the exons ATGACATTTTACCTGCTGATGATCCTCGGAGGGGCGATGACGGTAACCCGGGGTAACGGCGCGCGGGTGGTGAGCG GTCAGACGCTGTGTCTCGGAGGTCCCAAGCGTCCTTGCTATAAGATCGCATACTTCCACGACGTGTCGAGCCGCGTGGCCTTCAGAGAGGCTCGGCAGGCCTGCGAGATGGACGGAGGCTCTCTGCTCAGCATCGAGAGCCCGGTCGAACAGACCCACATTGAAGATCTGCTGCAG GAGCTGCGTTCAGGAGCAGTGGGGGGTGCAGGAGGAGGTATAGCGGATGGTGATTTCTGGATCGGTCTGACTCGGGTAGACGGAGTCGATCAGACTCGCCCTGAACTCAGCAacaccttcacttcctgtccacagCTCTACCACTGGACCGATGGGAGTCTCGCCTCTTTTAG GAACTGGTATTTTGACGAGCCATCCTGTGGAGGAGAGTCCTGCGTTGTGATGTACCATCAACCAACTGCCCTACCTGGTCTGGGCGGAGCTTATCTCTACCAATGGAATGACGACCGCTGCAACATGAAACACAACTTCATATGCAAATATGAACCAG AGAGCCATCTTGTGAAGGAACAGGGGAACACACCTGCAGGGCAGAGCACAG aggccactgcaggtggaggtgtggtCAAACAAGCAGCAGGCAGTGAGGTGGTCCCCCCGGAGGTGACCATGAGTGGAGCTTCAG GCATGTTACTGGTGTACGTGATAATACCCACAatccccctgctgctgctcatccTGGTGGCTTCTGGGACATGTTGTTTTCAGATGCTCAGTAGAAG TACTCCGCGCACAAAGACGGCCGGTGCTCCCCTGTCGACCCTCTGGATCTCCAGGACACCTAAACCAGACCGCATGGAGGTGTGA
- the LOC117749854 gene encoding zinc finger protein 626-like, translating into MSSGLLEPPAGGEPLCVFLLRDQGETKERRREVGCQWESPEEDRREVGCQSDLAERRDAAVQVDLTQQLSWRHTGSSAMLLQCFAVRPDGPDGGALLQHCTTNRTRTRTRTRSRTRPIKLTQSRSRTQRRPPPQTSNAVIQGPSQRHYRRLSPVIDIQQEEQEEQEEQEEEEEEQEEEEEEEDTGDPTWTPPEGAVNPRPSASALEEIQLDSDSQHAPLCAVKLELDSTVCDICGKVMKNKSSLARHSFIHTGKKPFACHLCDLRFNRRDNLQHHLTRLHPNGVAKLEKQREVPAWLCAVCGKTFSCRSRLKTHEVIHSGVKPHRCDLCSKAYMRTNDLEHHKKIAHVHGAGEPHQPSSLLCDLCGKEFKCRSQLAVHFQTHTGERPHLCDICGRKFGRQYQLKRHKILVHANRAGGEENLAPSSPFTCGVCGKRLKSEALLAAHSRIHSGNKPHRCGICLRGFQRATCLKQHHLRIHLRVRVSEAAHGARRGRGAAPAKAFPCPVCSKVFKFKSLLASHSLIHSESRPYDCDFCSRSFRRLSHLKRHREVVHANGARSPQTFVCHICGKDKKCRSQLARHVIIHTGERPFACELCAARFNRRGNLQQHMRRMHGVGASPTEEAPPILFDDDTEPALTYKQEETVVEVVTELGPPDL; encoded by the exons ATGTCGTCTGGACTCCTGgagcctcctgcaggaggagaaccgCTGTGTGTCTTCCTGCTGAGAGACCAAGGAGAGaccaaggagaggaggagggaggtgggctGTCAGTGGGAGAGTCCGGAGGAGGACCGGAGGGAGGTGGGCTGTCAGAGCGACCtggcagagaggagggatgCTGCGGTCCAGGTGGACCTGACTCAGCAGCTCAGCTGGAGACACACAG GTTCGTCTGCAATGCTGCTGCAGTGTTTTGCAGTCAGACCTGATGGACCAGACGGTGGCGCTCTGCTGCAGCACTGCACCACCAAccgaaccagaaccagaaccagaactagATCCAGAACCAGACCCATCAAACTCAcccagtccaggtccaggacCCAGAGGAGGCCGCCACCACAGACGTCTAACGCCGTCATACAAGGTCCATCTCAACGACACTACCGCCGTTTGTCACCTGTTATTGACATCCaacaggaagagcaggaggagcaggaggagcaggaggaggaggaggaagagcaggaggaagaggaggaggaggaggacacaggTGATCCCACCTGGACTCCACCTGAGGGAG ctgTGAACCCTCGCCCGTCTGCCTCGGCTCTGGAGGAGATCCAGCTGGACTCagactcccagcatgcacctctCTGCGCAGTGAAGCTGGAGCTCGACAGCACCGTGTGTGACATTTGCGGTAAAGTGATGAAGAACAAGTCGAGTCTGGCCCGACACTCCTTCATCCACACGGGGAAGAAGCCGTTCGCCTGCCACCTGTGTGACCTCCGCTTCAACCGCCGCGACAACCTGCAGCACCACCTGACGCGGCTGCACCCGAACGGCGTGGCCAAGCTGGAGAAGCAGCGCGAGGTGCCGGCCTGGCTGTGCGCGGTCTGCGGCAAAACCTTCAGCTGCAGGTCCAGGCTGAAGACGCACGAGGTCATCCACTCGGGGGTCAAACCTCACCGCTGTGACCTCTGTTCCAAAGCCTACATGAGGACCAACGACCTCGAGCACCACAAGAAGATCGCCCACGTCCACGGCGCCGGCGAGCCGCACCAGCCGAGCTCGCTGCTCTGCGACCTCTGCGGCAAAGAGTTCAAATGCCGCTCGCAGCTGGCGGTCCACTTCCAGACGCACACCGGAGAGCGGCCGCACCTCTGCGACATCTGCGGACGCAAGTTCGGCCGCCAGTACCAGCTCAAACGCCACAAGATCCTGGTGCACGCCAACCGGGCCGGCGGCGAGGAGAACCTGGCGCCGAGCTCGCCGTTCACCTGCGGTGTCTGTGGCAAGCGGCTGAAATCCGAGGCACTGCTCGCCGCTCACTCTCGCATCCACTCGGGCAACAAGCCTCACCGCTGCGGCATCTGTCTGCGCGGCTTCCAGCGCGCCACCTGCCTGAAGCAGCACCACCTGCGCATCCACCTCAGGGTCCGAGTCAGCGAAGCGGCGCACGGCGCGCGGCGCGGGAGGGGCGCGGCGCCGGCCAAGGCATTCCCGTGCCCCGTCTGCAGCAAAGTCTTCAAGTTCAAGTCTTTGCTGGCGAGTCACTCGCTGATCCACAGCGAGAGCCGGCCGTACGACTGCGACTTCTGCAGCCGCAGCTTCCGGCGCCTCAGCCACCTGAAGCGGCATCGCGAGGTCGTGCACGCCAACGGGGCGCGCTCGCCGCAGACCTTCGTCTGCCACATCTGTGGCAAAGACAAGAAGTGCCGCTCGCAGCTCGCCAGGCACGTCATCATCCACACCGGCGAGCGGCCGTTCGCCTGCGAGCTCTGCGCCGCGCGGTTCAACCGCCGCGGGAACCTGCAGCAGCACATGAGGCGCATGCACGGCGTGGGGGCGTCGCCCACAGAGGAAGCCCCGCCCATTCTGTTTGACGACGACACGGAGCCCGCTCTCACTTACAAACAGGAAGAGACTGTGGTGGAGGTCGTTACTGAACTCGGTcctcctgacctttga